From the Pocillopora verrucosa isolate sample1 chromosome 11, ASM3666991v2, whole genome shotgun sequence genome, the window GAAATCCAGTTTTAATCATTTAAAAACGTGTTCtccattttttcaaaaccttgTGACCCAATAGGTCAAACCATTCCTTCGCACTCTGGTTCAACCCAACATTCAGTAGGACACTCGTGCCAGACCCTCCTCAGGAAGAATCCTACTTCAGACTCTGGTGTTTATTGGATTGATCCTATCGGTGGATCTCAGACcaacgctttcaaggcttactgtgaTATGAAGACCGAGGCAGGTGGCTGGACACtagtatggagctattcctttactaaTTACAGTCATTTTAACCATCACTCGAATGCGATCACTCCGAGGCCAAATTGGCCGGTGATTCCAAGAGTGGATGTTCCTGTCTCCACAACTCCTCCTTTGAATGAAACAAACTACAACGCCATAAACTTCTCACTCTGGAAACAACTCGGCAGGCAATTtctcatcaagagcaacataaacaactggctgttGTGTCATCTGGGAGGTggcagcttggttgattggTAGGAGGGTGACGTCAACTGTACGATGATTAAACAGGTGCCGGATGATCCGAGTAACACGTTGGTTCCTTCCCTTTTTCTTCCAAACAGGTTGCCCAAAAGCTATGGACCACTTTTCTCCTTGAGTAAGTCGTGGAACACCGTGTACTACTATTTTGATGGCTCTACCATGGACCActggcctacccatgatccttcCGGAACAAATTCGCccaaaaaaatgagaaatgttgtAAATCCACATGGTAATATTTTCATTCGAGGCTTATAGCCAAGGCAGACTGTAACAAATTAATTCTCACACACAGAACGTCCAAAGGCCGATTACTTACTTTGTAAATATGAATACATTACCCAAGTGATAACAATCGATGAAATGATCAGTTGTCTAATTTTATGTTGCACCAAATCCTCATATGCTTAGAGCTTCGAAAAGGAAGAATCTCGCACCTAATCATGAAGCTGACGTTTTAAACATATTGTAGGGTTAGACGAGCACAAGGGAAGTGTTGGCTACGTTGATCATGTAAAATCAACTGATTATCTAACTGGATTCTgtttttagagcaattttcaatggGTGCCGAAAGTAACCCAAgattgctttgtttgtttaccGACGATTCCCCATAACCTGAGACTTGAGGAGAAGCTGTAAAGGGCTCGAATTACCTTGAACATGATTTTAGTTCTTCGGAACTTAGTATATTGTTTGTTAGTGCTAGTCATTGTTCGCACCTTTTATTTCTTAGCCATCCTGtggcggagctcgcagcgcgcaGCGAAGCCCCATACTTATTAAAAATGGTTACTAAACTAATATCAAACTCGATTTTAAAAAGGATTGTGTGTCATCAGTGCAAGAACAAGTCGAAAGTTAAAATTACATTGCTTCCAGATCACATGATACGAAGGAATTTTAAACAGAAGTGGAAATTCCTTCTCTTTAGTATTTTAAATGCGATATAGTTATTAAGGTAAACTAACCTATACATTGCTATTATCTTTTGTAAGACTGTATGACAGTGTTGTTAGCTGCATAAGGGTAGAAAAAATGTCTGTGGGGTATGTAGTGTTAAAATAAAGAGCTGATGTTGATGCAAACGGTGACATCGAGAGTCGAGCCCAACAAAGTGAAAAATGATTGTTCGAACTTTAAAACACTACCAAACATATATTACTATATATTACTggtgttttcattaaaataaagtaTTGGAAAAGTAttgctaagaaaacaaaatgtccaAGCTGTATTATTATACTCAAATAGAAAAATGGAATTTCAGATGAAGATCAGGAAGTCAATAATATTACAATTTGTACTACCGGTGCAAACTTATTGAGAAAGGTCTGAGTGTGTCGCGCGGTGTTTTCCATTGAAATAAAAGGGTGAGTTAAAATTTGTCTACCTTTCTGTCTTGTCTGACTATTTTGTCTATATGTAGGTAATTTATATGTTCCATACATATACTATTTATAAGTTTGTGTTAAGATTCCCTCTCGGCAAGTCGAGTATCTATTTGCATTCGTCTTGTTCTTGGCGGCAAAGACAACTGAAGGATCCGATATTGGCGTtctctttcaaataaaaaaaaccactttTTTCAGCTACAGCGAAAAAAGCCTCTTTTGGTCTGGAAAAACTGATTATTTGCTTTCCTGTTAGGCTTTGTGTGCGAGACAAGCTTCGTGCAGAAgtgcaaactttctggaaaaccCATAACTTTTTACCTTCTTCGCggcgaaatgcaaacaagttaaaataaaatgacaaatttttgtttcatctgtTGCAtccgttttaaaaattttaaggcCGTCAAATTTTGTCAGCGTCCGATCTATTCATAGGACCAGCCAAAGGATTTCACCTCCAGTctgcacttgtaaaatgtttatgatgatagaaaatttgtcaaattaaacaactttttcgCCGGTGCGGAATGGCCCTAATTCTCTTTCCTAGCTACAGTGTGAGGGAGATTTTTTGATAGCGATAAAGATAAAGATAATTTCATTAAATAACAACTCCACATACTTTTTGATTCAGCTCACCAAATCTACCTAATAGATTCGATCGGTCGTTTACACTAATTTGCGTTTAATATTGGTTCCTTGTTTGATGCTCATAACTAAATTTAGGTCGCCAGCTCCAACTTCCGTTACAGGGCTAAAGCACACATAGAGGATACTTTGCTAGACTCACTTTTAAtgatgaaattgtttttctaattttaaactATATGATGGTAAAGTAAAACACTTCTCCACCCCCTGGTTCTGACCAGCACTTACCTAACAGTAACCTCACGCCATACTCTCCTCAAACAATTTCCAAGGACGTCCTCGAGTGTTTATTGGATTGATCCTGATGGTGGATCCCAGGTCAACGCTTTTAAGGCTTACTGTGACATGGATACTAATGGCGGGGGCTGGACACtagtatggagctattcctttactaacGACAGTCATTTTAGAGATGATTCAAATGCGATCAGTCTAATAGCAAATTGGCCGGTTACGAATAAGGTGAATGTTCGTATCTCCACAACTCCTCCgttaaatgaaacagacaaaTCTTCAGACTCTGGAAACAACTCGGCAGACAGATCCTCATCAAGAGCAGCATAAACAACTGGCTAGTGTGTCATCCGGTAACTGGCAGCTTGGTTGATTTGCAGAAAGGTAACGTCAACTGTACGATCACCAAATACGTGCATTACGTGGCAGACCCTAGTAAATCATCTTCGGCGCCTTCCAAGTTTTACCAAGCACCAACTATGGACCAATGTTCTATTCGAGTGGGCGCTGGAACGgcaccttttattatttcaatagTTACACAGGCAAAAATTGGCTTACCCATGATCCTTGTGAAAGAAATAGGctcaaccaaaagaaaaacgttCTTGATCCAAACGGTAACATTTTTATTCGAGCCGAGTAGCAGACAGACAATAACAAACCTTTACACACATATCTCCCAGAGCTAGTTAACTTATCTGCACAAAATCATTACATTACCTTGAAAAAGTGTGGCGAGAATCATCTGGAGAACCTAGAGGGTCTTATACTGATAGAATTCTAAATTCCTCTGTCGTGTTTACTGAGAAAAACCCCaccagaagggagaatttagGACCAGATTTTGGAGGCTGAAGCTTGATTCACTCTTGCAAGATAAGAACAAGCAAAGCAACAGTTATACTCATCATGTGAAGTCAGGGAATTATTCTTCAGAATTTTGCTTTCCAATGGAGTTTTAGAGAATTAAAATCACTTCACAAAACTCTGACTTAATGAGGTGCTAGTCACTATTACAGAGActtcgtaatttttttaaaatttgtttttgtatgcctttttcttctttgtttttgtacaacaaaatttaagttcttgatgtttttaataataactCCCTTTACCGATATTGCTTACAAAACTCGTGCCAGCCACTAAGTTAGTTAATTGCAATCAGCTAGAGCAATTTTTAGaatgaaattaataaataagGTTCACTTAAGGAAGCTTGGATCAATCACCACATTAAATAATTGACGTCACAGCTTTATATATATTTAAGGCGCAAAATAACGGGTTTAGTAACGAGCATTACTTAAtagtaaaaacatattttcccaGTAACAAAGTTTCAAAACGGTATACCACTTGGTTCTAAAGGGTGCATACCTTTCCAAGacacttcaatttcttttctacTATATGTTGAAACTTAGTTTGCCTTCTAGGCTAACTACCTTCGAAAtgctaataaaaacaacttgtaTTTCATGTTAAGACCATAGTGTTTGCTTTTACTTATTCTACATTTATAAACcgtaattgatatatttcaggAGCTTTCCAAAACCACTTTGGGTTTTTTTGGCAATTGAGTACAGCTACCTGACCAAATAAATTCTCGTTAGATTTCTGGATATCATTACAGgtgtttttgccttttatgATTGTTTTCTCTAACTCATTccttaaaaaaggcaaattaaagcTGATCTTTACTTCAAGGTTTTGAATCACGCATTCTGAACATCTGAACACTCAGTCTCATTTCCAAAAAAACTCGCACACCCATACCTTGTCCGATCCCCGAATGAATGATAAGtattaacaaataaaacagagcaTAAAATCCTTTTAGATTGTACTCGAATGCATtacgtttgtttttgtttgagaaACAAAACTCGATAAAATCATGAGGAGTAAAGATGTGCTCCTGTATCAATATGCCTAAGAGCACTCAACAGACAAAAAGGGAGAGACCTTGTGGTAAACGACAAGCTATCTTTAATGGCCGGAAGAACAACCTTTTCCAACATCCGGGAATCTCTGAATACGGGTTTGACAAATTAGGGCATGTCACGCAATATGTTACAGCTCCCAATGTTACTTTTCTCATCGATGATGGCTTTAAAATTTGTAAGTGACGTCTCTTCAAATTGTTGCAATATATTAAGTAATAATCCAACAGAGTTCTCTTCCTTTGATTGTTCTCCGTTATGTCattatatcattttaatttcctttcttgcagATCTTTGCTTGGGACATATTTGCTCTCATAAGGGCTTTTTCGGTAACACCAAAGATATCCGCCAAAGAAGATCAGGGCATGTTCTTGCGCATAGAAGAAAACGGTTtttttgacaatgaaaatgCTCTTCAAGGTGAAAAGGTTGACTCTACATTGACCTGTGCTCAAATGTGTCGCAGAGCAGCTGCTTGCAAAGGAGCAAACTTCCTGGCGAACAAAGACTTGCTTTTTGGCGAAGGAAAACAAGCAAGAAAGTTGGAGAGATTTGTAAAATGAGATGGTTCCTTCTATGTAAAAAAGGTGTTTCATAGAGTTTTGTATATTTTGCCGTTACCATTTTGTGTTACCatttctttattattcagtgcgatcacaaatgaataaaactttCTTTGAGAGCTAGATATTTTAGGTAATGCTATGcggttgttgtttttcattttattgttttctttcacatgtttatgtttcaatttggttttcataATCTTTTTCCTAAAGCTCGACtggaaattttatgttttaatgtCGGAAATGCTTTATAGCCGGAAAACCTAATCAATAAAAGACATTTGTCGCCATGTTCTATCGTATCCGTTTCGTAAATGTTCGTTTCTCCTtctcatttatttacttttaaattttagaaaagaaaattgcaccTGTCGCTTTTATCTGTTTGTACCCGTTCAGGTTGTCTAGataaaaaactaatttaaatGACCCGTGATAAAATTCCACAAGCTAAAAGTTAAGAAACTTATTAGATAAAAAAACCCAGAGttaaaaatatgacaaaaattaaacttcGTCTTGGTTTACTTCACGGGTTGTCTCTCCAGGAATATCTGGCCCACGAGGTATGTAAACATATTCTGTGTCCACCATGTCTTCCTTGTACTCAGAAGGGCTCCGTAATTAAGACCAATTCTTTGAATAGAAGCAAAACTGTTCGGAAGAACTGATTGTCCCACACCTTTTAGTGCACTCCAAGGAAAAATGTACGCAAGGAAAATTAGTTGACCCCACTCCAACATAATAGCACCCCTTGGCTCAAGCCAGCATTTAGTAGTACTGTGAGCAAGACTCTCCTCAACTAATGTCCCACTACAACATCGGGTGCTTATTGAATTGGTCCTCAAAGTTCTCTGTGACATGGACACTGATGGGGGAGGTTGAACTTCAACGGTAAGGAGTTATTCCTTCCCTATATCATTAATTAGACTAATTTTTATGATGGTTCAAATGCACATCACCCCGAAACTGAAAAGAGGTGACACTAGTCAAATTTTTAAACCGATTGGTACTAGATTGAATTATCGATAAATAGCCCAACCGTTGAACAAGCTAGGGAGTAAATCCTACTTCTGATCATCAAACGTGTTGCTATCCTCTTTCCGAAACTTCTGTGACCCTATAAGTCAAACCATTCCTTTGCACTCTGGTTCAACCCAGCATTCAGTAGGGCAGACCCTCCTTAAGAAGAATCCCTCTTCAAACTCCGGTCTATTGGATTGACCCTTTTGGTGGATCTCAGCTCAACGCTTTCAAGGCTTGCTGTGATATGGAGACTGATGGAGGAGGCTGGACACTAGTATGGAGTTATTCCTTTACTAATTACGGTTATTTTGACGATAAATCGAATGCGATCACCCCGAGGCCAAATTGGCCGGTGAGATCTGAAGTGGATGTTCCCATCGCCACAACtcctccattaaatgaaacagactacaacgccatgAACTTCTCACTACGGAAACAACTCGGCAGACAAGTtctcatcaagagcaacataAAGAACTGGCTGGTTTGTCATCCGGGAAATGGCAGTttggttgattggcaggaaggtgATGTCATCAAACAAGTGACTGACCCAATTCAAGGGGTGGTCCCTCTAAGTTTTCAACTGACCAACAAAATCGGTATGGACCGCTATTCTATGTGAGTGAGCACTTGCCCagcttttattactattttgacgGTTACACAGGAAAGcattggcctacccatgatcctctgAGGAAAAATGGGtccaaccaaaagaaaaatgttgttgatccacatggtaacatttttattcgagccgagtagcaaagacagtaaaaaaaactcctacatacatatatcttttagaggtgattgaatttttaaaatcattgcaTTACTGGTGTGCCATCCGAGAACTGACAGCTTGGTTGATTGAAAGGGAAGGTGACATCAGCCGTCAGATCATAAAACACGTGACTGACAGGTACAAAGATACACCGGCATCTTCACGTTTTGAACGAATAGTAAGCTGGATCGATTTTTTAAACCGTTTACCTGTACTATTATTTTAATGGTTCTACAGGGCGTAACCGGCCTGTCCATAAACCATATGGACAAAACAGACTCAACCATTTAAATGGTGTCGCTAAGCCTTATGGGAACATTTCATTTGCTAGTTTATGAAAGTTAGTTGTTCTCTGATGAGCACCTGTTCCCGTTATCCGTATATTTCTTATAGCATATTAACTTAGGGAAGGGTATACAAAACACttataagaaaaattcaagtgaaaCGAATTCATATTGTTTGATTAGTTTTTCTTGCTAAAACAGCTGGTAAAGAAACAGAGAGTGCCCAACTCCTCACGAATTCACTGGGCctctaaaatataatttttatcgaCTTCAAGTGCTAAAATTATTCCATTTACGCAGGAGCCCATCACTTATTCCCATATTCTGTTTACCCAGAAGTCAAGTCATGATAGttgcattataaacctgcaggacttgtgcatgtcatttaaaatgttaaaattgagttgtggagtaattggaaacgtgttgttaagaaaaacatgtaaaaGCTGTATTACTATATGCAAATTGAAAAATAGACTGTCAAGCGAAGATCACAGAATCATTAAATTGACAATTTATATAACAATACAGATCTGTTCACAAAGGTTTCTGTGTGTCGGGAGGTGTTTTTCCATCAACGGAAAAGGGTGggtttaaatttctctttctttctaaTCTTTCTGTCTTGTTCGACTATTTTGTCTATAGGCAGGTAATTAATATGTTTCATACCTTTACTAACTATAAATTTTGTCTCAAGATTCTCTTGACAGATGTTACTTCAAGTCGACTACCGATTTGCATTCGTCTTGTTCTTAGCGGCAAAGACAACCGACGGAGCCGAAAAtagtgttttctttcaaatcgaagaaaataaaattttcagctatggagaagaaagccttttgtggTCTGGAACGGGTTCTTTGCTTTCCTGCTCTGTTTTGTGTATGAGGCAAGCTTCTTGCAGCGgtgcaaactttctggaaaaagcTGAACTTTGTTATCTTCTTCGCGAcgaaatgcaaacaagttcaGCAACTGGGCGGCTTTTACAGCGAGATGGctctttctatttaaaaaaggtatttcacattaatttttttacatgttaTAGTTTTCGGATGACAACTTGCGATCATTTTAGCATCATCACGACCCAGAAAACCGTTGGCCGATTTTTCCCATCAGAGGGAAGACTTTTCACGGCAAAATTGATTACTTTTACCAtcatttcaagagaaaaaaactctaacaagtttaatttcagttcaaGAAAACTACGAAAAAGACCAGAGCGTTTAATTAAAAGCGCGCGGAAGTAATAAAAAGGGGAAAGTTTTGAAACGCATAAATATTCATGAAAAGCAGCATAATCAATGGAGATACGccttaaaaaaatagatattttagttttatcgactgagttgataatgttaagaggcgatctctgtaagagcggtccagggcatttcgcatcggaaaaaagttttccctcaaacttttcccaataaactatctttggttacaagtaaataaaaccacattagtttctggaaatacgttaacaTAAAATTCT encodes:
- the LOC136277030 gene encoding uncharacterized protein gives rise to the protein MLLQVEYRFVFVLFLAGKTAEGAENGVFFQIKENKFFSYGEESLFWSKTDSLLSCSFLCVREASCRSANFLEKAGLCYLLRDEILSSAAGRLLEKAGSFYLKKVYLPGITSLPKGQTIPSHSGSTQHSVGHSCQTLLRKNPTSDSGVYWIDPIGGSQTNAFKAYCDMKTEAGGWTLVWSYSFTNYSHFNHHSNAITPRPNWPVIPRVDVPVSTTPPLNETNYNAINFSLWKQLGRQFLIKSNINNWLLCHLGGGSLVDW